Genomic segment of Cyprinus carpio isolate SPL01 chromosome A13, ASM1834038v1, whole genome shotgun sequence:
TGCAGGGTCTGATGTCTAATTCCAGGAACACTAAAAGGCCTTCAAATTGCAATATTATCTGGCTAAAGTAATGCTGGACACACCAAACTTAATGTTCTAAGTGTTACTGGCTCAACTTTGATCACATTCTTATGTCAGCTTAAGAAACAGCCCTCACAGACTACaagaaatctgtgtgtgtgttccctgtgACTGACTGAATGCTGCATTCTGGGATGGATTAGGCTTACTGTACTCTATAGTAAAGCCTGCTGGCTTGAGCGCTGCTGTAAAAAGGGAAACCGGCAATGACAGCAGATCTTTCGACATCTTGAGAGTAAGGAACGAATCGGGGGGGAGGACTCAAAAGGAATGAACTGATAAGAAAATGAAGTGAGGAGGGATGTATGAAAGAGAAGTAAAGGCAGATAGACAGGTATGAGGGAGGAGAGCACAGGAATGTGACATGGAGTTGTCGCCATCATGACCTGTAGGAGCTGTGTCGCCCATGTGGAGGTGATCAAAGCGAGCAATCGAGGGCAATCGGCCAGGACCACCACACagctgtgagagtgtgtgtgtgtgtgtgtgtccgcacGTACGGCTCTTGTTGTCCCCAGTGTTCTCATTCACTTTAATTATTAACCTGTCAGTGCCTCAGCAACAGCAGGGTGGTGTACGTGAGGGACAGTGAACAAATGAGCGTGAGAAAGACTGGagaaaaaattattacatatgtTTGTTGGAGAGTGTGGGGAAGTTATTGTTTGCTTTTGGAACATGTCAACAAGTCAAAAGCTTACACTAACTGGTCTGCAACAGCTCAGACATATCAAACTACTTTAAAGACACTGGTATGTTATGTCAGCTGGTAGATGATGGTACTTTGAGATACATATTTTGCAGTCAACCACCAAACCCATATTTTCTGTTATCGAAGGAACTTACACAAACATTGTCTATAAATAAGGAAAAGGATATACTCACGGCCCACACAGGAGAAGTGAAACCCAGGATAGCAGCTTGCATGCCCTCTGACACAAACGGCACAATGTTCTACGTGTGTCTCGATACAAAGCACTCAGGATGTTCAGAGCGTGGACctgtatgtgcaaaaaaaaacaaagacctaTTAAACAGGCCTGATTCTACTCATATTTTtctcttagtgtgtgtgtgtgttgtgtgtgtgtgtgtgtgtgtgtctgtgtgtgtgtgtgtgtgtgtgtgtgttcacctgtggCACAGAGCTGCTCTCAGTATCTCCATCATTAGAGGGCATGGTCAATGCTGTCAAAGTTCTCATGGTCATCTTCAGGAGTCCACAGCTGGATGATTTGGGCTCAGAGGACAGCAGGGCCTACAAAGAGACACCGTTATCACAGCGATCACTTTCATGGAAGATTAACAGGCTAGTTCCCACACATTTGACatggtttgggatgacatgaggatgagtaaatgattacacaagtTTCATTTCTAGGTGAACTGTCCTTTAAGCTGTATTTCAGACAGGACATTTCTTTAAGACGGGGACAGTGAATGAAAGCATGACAGAGGGAAAAAGACTCAGGGTGTGTAACCGAATATGTTCTTTTGTCCTCGTGCCAAAGGGTGTGAACTCATCGCGCAAGACCACCTTTTCCGGCACATACCACAGGAATGTGCGCTCATGCCAGGTGTTGAGTCTATCTATCCTCTCCGTGTCTTATTCTTCTCTAAAACCCTCTTATTGTCTTGCATTTCAGATCCAAAGCTCATTTTTCCTTGACTTCAGTATTCAGCTATTCTGACCTCTCAGAGGACTGTCCACTAGGGAAGAGCTTCATCATAATAACTATACTGAATCAATTACCGATCCGCAGATGTTCAAATAACACTAATGAAATGTGGGAATCTTCAGAGATTGTCAGATTATTACTTATTTGTGACTGTTTTGGAGGTGCTATGCAACTAGAACATCACACACATATGTGGTGAATTTTATAGTTAAGTACCTCTAGGCATTAAAGGTTTACTAAAGTCATTTAATGTTCTCGTAGCCCATGCTAAAAGATGCTGCAACTGCACTAATATAGAAGccaatttctttttcttcttcttagtattattaatgtattattaatgttattaacaGTTGCACTGCCTAATAcatttgtggaaatggtgatcatttttttttcaggattctttgatgagagAAAGATCAaacaaacatcatttatttgaaagagaaatctttgacaatataaaagtctttactgttaaGGTCTTTGCACAGTAAAGACTGAAATTTTCACacgttgaaaaataaatacaacctcatgttgtgtcaatcacatttacacactgcctccgaaactttcgtccggatcaggttcgattttctgtgttttcatgcattttaataggaaaggatgacaaatgcgaaaaaaaaaaatggaaaaacgcATGCGAAAATTTCTGA
This window contains:
- the LOC122134312 gene encoding thyroid adenoma-associated protein homolog; the encoded protein is MTMRTLTALTMPSNDGDTESSSVPQVHALNILSALYRDTRRTLCRLCQRACKLLSWVSLLLCGPMTGREFFTLFPALYPFLLSQLQEAAASVNRSTHSEISLV